In the Microplitis mediator isolate UGA2020A chromosome 5, iyMicMedi2.1, whole genome shotgun sequence genome, aaagttgtatttttgttaactaactaatttttttctaatctccgtttttataaataacgacataaaagtttaaataatacacCTATAAATTTTTGGCTTCGTGGAGCCCttctgatatatatattcaacaagatcatgccataaaaatttattaaagtttattatattgtttataatatttttttttagttaacaaaaaatgaaaatccaaaaaatgttgttaaaaaattttttttcgacaaattttatgttattgcGGTTTTCGCATCTAACAACAGCATTAAATTAcagtcgaaaaaaatttttaacattatttgttaagatattttttataaacaaatagacaagtttaatatttttaaaaaatttttttttaccatttcatTGTCTTggcaaaataatgatttttaaaacaaaaattttttcgtaaataacttttttaattgtttacaattgttttttttacatttcgattgtttaaataattagttaagaaattattttttctttaaaaatcataattggtGTTTCTTTataagttaacaaaaaaaaaaatttttttataaataatttcatcgtTTGTTAACttaacaatttgttataaagAAATTCCATAaactgttatattttttttgttgagcaaaaaaaaaaaataaaaacagataTATGTAtgacagtaataaaaaaaatttttttctattttttaaaacacttttaatattatacgAGACCAATGTTGAATCGCCCTCTTGATTTGTCAACTAACAAATTgatataacttataaactatGAGAGATACGATAATGAACATTCAAGTGGTTTTTATAAAggattaatttatcttttaaataagCGAATGACCAAGTTTCTAACTATTGTTTATCAGCCATTAtatgcatttgtttataaaaatttgagattttttttactttttcgtatcttttatgacttttaacttgttaaataatgaaattacagCATTGAACCTCAAAACAATTTtagttattgataaaatatctaCCAATAAACCTTTACATCATATCTGTATCTCATatagttaaaattatatacgtgttttattaatatttatcgaacttgttttcttttatacataattttttgtttctttattgCATCACTTaccaatatttttagtttctatatattatattaagttATTATAGCTTCTAATTCGAGCTACTTCTATTgtttatcttaaaaaaaatagtttctttGATGAAATTATTGAGTTATCTTCGAGATAAACGATAGAAGTAGCTCGAATTAGAAGCTATAATaacttaatataatatatagaaactaaaaatattggtAAGTGATGcaataaagaaacaaaaaattatgtataaaagaaaacaagttcgataaatattaataaaacacgtatataattttaactatATGAGATACAGATATGATGTAAAGGTTTATTGGtagatattttatcaataactaAAATTGTTTTGAGGTTCAATGctgtaatttcattatttaacaagttaaaagtcataaaagatacgaaaaagtaaaaaaaatctcaaatttttataaacaaatgcataTAATGGCTGATAAACAATAGTTAGAAACTTGGTCATTCGcttatttaaaagataaattaatccTTTATAAAAACCACTTGAATGTTCATTATCGTATCTCTCatagtttataagttatatcAATTTGTTAGTTGACAAATCAAGAGGGCGATTCAACATTGGTCTcgtataatattaaaagtgttttaaaaaatagaaaaaaattttttttattactgtcaTACATAtatctgtttttattttttttttttgctcaacaaaaaaaatataacagtttatggaatttgtttataacaaattgttaaGTTAACAAacgatgaaattatttataaaaaaatttttttttttgttaacttatAAAGAAACaccaattatgatttttaaagaaaaaataatttcttaactaattatttaaacaatcgaaatgtaaaaaaaacgattgtaaacaattaaaaaagttatttacgaaaaaatttttgttttaaaaatcattattttgccAAGACAatgaaatggtaaaaaaaatttttttaaaaatattaaacttgtctatttgtttataaaaaatatcttaacaaataatgttaaaaatttttttcgaccgTAATTTAATGCTGTTGTTAGATGCGAAAACAgcaataacataaaatttgtcgaaaaaaaattttttaacaacattttttggatttttcattttttgttaacttaaaaaaaatattataaacaatataataaactttaataaatttttatggcatgatcttgttgaatatatatatcagaaGGGCTCCACGAAGCCAAAAATTTATAGgtgtattatttaaacttttttgtcgttatttataaaaacggagattagaaaaaaattagttagttAACAAAAGtacaactttttgaaaaattgactaaataacttttttccaaCGGGGATTTATTCTTTCAAGTGTCTAGATGAtaccataatttatttaaatttttaaatttatatttgttactataaaaaaattattttatgtggtACGCTCTCTTTAGCGGCAGTGCGCCCAAGCCGTAACGGCCGCGCGAAGCCCTATTTTcggcgttaaattaaaattataaataatagaggTAGAGTTCGGGGAGTCGGgacttttttattggaaatttcctcctctttaaggatcttttttcaaaatttcaaaaatggttatagtttttaagttattaacaaaaaaccaaatgacattttttttttctcttaatttgttaataacaatcgCAATTTTTTATGTGCTAATAAACCCTCGAGATACATTTTTCTAGACGTCATTCCGAATCGAATGAGCTATCGCTcatatttttaagagcttTATCTCTATTTTTCGTCTTTTTGAACTTGTTGACTAGACTATAGTAGATGGATGTATAGACCCAAAGCCTGGACGAAAAAGATCATAGGGGGGAATTTACTGGGTATAGATGTAGCTCTGAATGTAAATGCTGATGTAGATGTAGATGTCGATGTAGATGTAGATGATTGTTGATGATATTGCCAGTGTGTCTGTTGTATATCAGTAGAATTGGTGGGAGAACACGCGTCGTAAGAGAAGGGTGGAGGCGCTAGGGTCGTCACCAGGTCCCGTCATTGCATGCAACGGTAAAACAATAGAAAACTACGGGCCACTTGATGGTAATAAGTCTACGGTGTGTGAAGAAGTGGTTTTAGTTTAGCGATAAACCTCGAAGAAGGAGGATGGTGATTTTACAGATTTATTTTTGGTCTACGTCAAAAAACCAaagaagtttttatttaaataaataatttattatttttaaatataagtaaataataaatgtattgatatatttatatatatttatatatttgttttgacGTTTAGTGTGACAGCAAGGTTGTATAAATAGCACGTGGTATttgtaattgaaataattgtgttattaaaatttgaatttataaaatttaaatagccCGCGTAAATGGTAACTGCGTGTTGGCAAGACTGTCGGAAAATTCGGAAAGTGAACAGGTGTTTTTTGAATGGATTTACACACGGATAATAACACTAATACATTTACTAAAATCCAATACTCGAGTCGTCTATATGCATCAGCTTAAACACAAATACAGACAAAGACACCGAGCTGAGTACTGagtgttgagaaaaaaaatacgagttggtttaaattgtttagttttattaattataaccaGCAAAGACTGtcgttttatttaaacacTACCCGCATCATGAGAGTTATAATTATGGAGTTATTGTCAGTTAACTGAATAAATAGTTTACAATAACAGAGTAAGTACATGATAGAGAATGCCGAATCTTTCGAcccaattgttattttaaaaatttaaatgttttatttttaatttttaacttcactgatatttttattattttatttttctattttattttatttatttatttattactgagtacattcattttaaatcataacTGAGTTTGACATTtggagataaatttatttgtttattaattttaataaatttttgaattttttttatcatttatcagttaaaaaaaattttttttcctgagaattttgttattttaatggaaaataatttttttttgcgaaaatatttaaattacaatgaTTTTGATGACTTATAACCTCTACTGATTGGTTCCATAATGATTTTGAcacatgaaaaatattatttgtttacttggatttatttaataatttttagtttgaatTCAATGGCtaattgttaaatataattgaattaaatttgtttattaagtATTCAGCCAGTTGATTAGTTAATTAGTATtgttatatatagttataaatgaatattaacgataaaaaaaattaattatgtaactGACGGAACAGTATTCCTACTGTTATAGAGTTAAATTGTGTCAGAGAATAATGCAACGAGCGCCTATCATCATCTAGACTGcacaattaatttatgtacATCAATATGTATGCAAGTTGTTGGCTTTCGGAAGTCCAGAGCTCTCGGGTTAGCTCGAATTCCACTTGCACCGAGGtcataagtatttttattaaccatTCAAGGGGATGATTCCCATCTTTAAcgcaattttgtttttttattatcactgTGTTAAAATCTTGACTTAAAATCtttcttaaattaattaaaaagtataaatattcagacaaaaattatttcttggcgcaagaaaaatttttcattatggagtgaagacaaaaattttctgaggacgacaaaatttcttgcatggaggaaaaatttttatgttgaaGTTAACcggcgtctaataatttttgaaatttattcaaaactcgaaattataaaaacaaaacttttaaaaaaatttcatgtatagtttttctaattttctacatgtgcatatttttagttttttttttttttgcaatagatttgttgaaaaaaaaatccaaaaattgtaaGTCTGCAAACTTCAGGACCATAATTTTTTcccgccccaagaaaatttccaTCTTCAATTgatgatgcaaaaaatttctgagggcaaatgaaaattttcttgcatcaagaaaattttttatgatactgaagttagtcggcgtctaataatttttggaatgcattcaaaactcaaaattataaaaaaaaaaatttttttttaaattgtatctgtagttttctgaattttctacatgtgcatatttttagatttttttttcgttaattggttcgtaaaaaaaaaaaaatccaaaaatttttaattgtctgctaactttagaatcataattttttttcacccccagaaaatttccattttcaattccgaataaaaaacatttcttaGGGCGAGTAAGAATTTTCTTGGGtgagtaaaattttcagtgcCAAGAAATTcctttttctgtgtattattTTTGACATAATTAACTTAAAGTTTAtcgtgttaaataaaaataaaaataaaattaaacaatgcTTATTATAATAACGAGACAACAACAGCATGTACAAGGGGAATGTACTTGATTGAAGTGAAGAAAAATGGCCTCGGCGATGTTCTCACGAGTTTGAACGCATTTCCTCTTTCCTGCGATGGAACTCAGTAATTCCCAGTACAGTAGTCAACGTAGTCAAAGCGAGAtttcttgaattaattatGACCTGCCTGAAGAACAAAACGACGAATCTTCccacgcaaaaaaaatttttaaatctactcACATTACACTTGAAACAAACAACTATTAAAAGCAAAACATCAACACTATTTAATTCACACAGCCACAAGTACTGTTATCTATctcgttaattatttttttctattattatttttaattgcaatgaaccgcaataatataataaaataaaatattaatatttaaaattctattattGCAGTTCGTGATGAACCGGTGGGCAAGTGAAAGCAGTAAGGTCGTGTTATGAGGACAAGAAGGAAGAGAAAGAAGAGGTGGTAATAAAGCCCTGGTCATCGTCATTGTCAAGGAcgttgggaaaaaaaaaatcaatatagtgattaattataaaaaatgcctCATCAATTCGGTCTACCAGCAATGGCACATGGTATGCAATCGCCACCCTCGCCGACAGCTGTTATGTCGGCGTACCCACGTTACAGCTCAACAGTTTACCGTGCAGATCATCAAGATCAGCGGCTAACACGCGAGGCCATGGAACGTTATCTCCGTGATCGCAGTGACATGGTCATCGTTATTCTCCATGCCAAAGTTGCTCAAAAATCATACGGTAACGAGAAACGTTTTTTCTGTCCGCCACCTTGTATATATCTCTTTGGAGATGGCTGGAGAATGCGCCAGGAACAAATGCTCAGAGAGGGTGAGAGTGAACAGTCGGCTCAACTTTGCGCTTTCATTGGAATTGGTAATTCTGATCAGGACATGCAGCAACTGGATCTCAATAATGGCAAGCAGTATTGCGCTGCTAAAACACTTTACATATCAGACTCGGACAAGAGGAAGCATTTTATGCTGTCGGTTAAAATGTTCTACGGCAGTGGACACGACATTGGTGTTTTCCAcagtaaaagaataaaagttatttcgaaACCGTCGAAGAAAAAACAGTCATTAAAAAATGCTGATCTGTGTATTGCGAGTGGTACCAAGGTTGCGCTGTTTAATCGACTACGCTCGCAAACTGTCAGCACCCGTTATCTACACGTGGAAAATGGTAATTTTCACGCAAGCTCAACTCAGTGGGGTGCGTTTACGATCCATTTGCTGGATGACAATGAGAGCGAGTCTGAGGAGTTTCAAGTTCGTGATGGATACGTCCATTATGGGAGTACTGTTAAGCTCGTCTGCTCGGTTACGGGCATGGCATTACCACGTCTAGTTATTAGGAAGGTAGATAAACAAATGGCGAGTCTCGAGGCTGATGATCCGGTATCGCAACTCCACAAATGCGCGTTTTACATGAAAGATACCGATCATATGTACTTGTGTCTATCTCAGGAACGTATCATTCAGTTCCAAGCTACGCCTTGCCCTAAAGAAGCTaataaagaaatgataaatgaCGGCGCGTGTTGGACGATTATCAGCACTGATAAAGCTGagtatcaattttttgaaggaaTGGGTCCTGTACGGTCACCAGTAACTCCGGTCCCACTTGTCCACAGTCTTCATTTAAATGGTGGCGGGGATGTTGCAATGCTTGAGCTGAAAGGTGATAATTTTACGCCAAATTTACAGGTTTGGTTTGGCGACGTTGAGGCTGAGACAATGTACAGGTGCCAGGAAATAATGCTGTGCGTTGTACCTGACATTTCTCTATTTCGCGGCGAGTGGCTGTGGGTACGGCAGCCCACACAAGTACCCGTTTCTCTTGTCCGCAATGACGGAATTATTTATGCCACTGGTTTGACCTTCACGTATACGCCGGAACCTGGACCAAGGCCGCACTGTCCACCGGCTGATGAAATAATGAGAGCGCCTAGAGCGATGCCGCATCATAATCAAGCGAGCATGCCACCAGCTATTGCTGACGTACCCTGGAATTCGCACCATCCACCAACTCAACCAGGTCTTTGATACTCCGATCCAAATTATAATTACGGGGACAATCAATCCGAATCCATATCAAACTTATCCGTCGAGGAGTACAACACAGAAGTAAacaatcataatcataatcataataattctTGCCTTGATGAACAACGAACTGCTGATGTCGAATTTCAGGATCAACAACAGTGTAATTATCGCGAACGATCGCGTTgagcttaaaatttataatttatttaatctagTGATAAATGTGaacaattataatataaatttaataaatatgtgtgtaataatttatgatagtATGAGTAAAAATACTATAGTcgaacaaaaatattaaaagatattATTGATTGTGTGTATAAAGAACTTGtggattttttatataattttaaattttaaatgtgtaaaataacagtgaactttttttttatgaaaacatCACTTTCaggtacacagaaaaaaaagatttcttgattcaaaaaatttttacttgtcctaagaaaatttttgcatcgtgaattgaaaacaaaaattttcttgcgacgagaaaaattttttttactcctcagtaaattttttttcctgtgtagttttttaatagaaaaacagATTTCTgcaattgatataaatttatttttaattatatttataattaaaaaaaaagaacaaaatagtatttaaatatctcaaagttttgttcaattaaaatattaataatgtaaataatatataagattaatgtataattataatagttatggaatatattttataattccataAACTGTTGACTCAATAtgactttatattttttttcttatcctctgataaatttattagagACTCAGAGTATaagttatataattattattataaaaaaataaaataaaataaaaaaaaactaagattTAGATTTAAAAGAAGAAAATCTATATAAGCCGTAAATAAAGTTCTGATTATTGTAAATACCCTGGCACAATGtaattttcttatgattatcaaagatgaatatatgtataaaaattatttatacatatatgtactcacttaatattattattaaaacaccACAAACGTGCATATTAATAtccataatttatttgttgtattaaaaatatacaaataaattataataattaattaatcaattaattatcgtcaattataattattaatttgcacAAAAGAAACAgaacaaatttcaaatatatatgtaatgacaatgatatatatatattataaatgaacaaaataaattgaagtataaaattttctttttttgtaaaaaaaaaaagttttttatcattctttcattaaataattaattgcataattttagtttaatgctAATgacgaaattaatttaaaatttatgacaagATTACCCAAGTAGCACGATGGGCTTTGGACATTTATATGATAGGAGTTTTTAGGCTTTTTTTGACCTATCGATCAGGCACTAAAATATTGAAgcgatcaaaaatttatgtcgTCGAAAAAGCATCTGCTTAAAAGACGAAACAAGTGACGACAAGAATTAAATTACAAGTAATTGTCAAATATGTCatcaaaaagattttttaattgaaatgatttttttaagatggaaaaaaaaaaaaaaaaatttccttatgACGCCTAGGACTACACTTGGATTTGTAACATCTATGAGATAGCAGTTTTTAGAATTGATAAGACACCATAATGTTGACAAAACGATTTCCTATCAAAAAATCCATATGAGAATCCAGCCTAGATTCTTACATGGGTTCCCACATGGCGTTTTCGGATGGATTCCCatataatttctatagaaATCCAGCATAGATTTATATGCTTGTATCAATAGACCATAGATATAGAAATCCAAACACCCCGattctatagaaattactTATCTAGAAACTCAGATTCCTGTATGAATTTTTCTCACAATGATATCCCCACAATTTCCCATGTGGAAATCTAAATACCTATGGTTTCCTACATGGATTCTTGTATAAATCCATACACTCCTATATTAATACCTatggattcttatataaatc is a window encoding:
- the LOC130667453 gene encoding suppressor of hairless protein is translated as MPHQFGLPAMAHGMQSPPSPTAVMSAYPRYSSTVYRADHQDQRLTREAMERYLRDRSDMVIVILHAKVAQKSYGNEKRFFCPPPCIYLFGDGWRMRQEQMLREGESEQSAQLCAFIGIGNSDQDMQQLDLNNGKQYCAAKTLYISDSDKRKHFMLSVKMFYGSGHDIGVFHSKRIKVISKPSKKKQSLKNADLCIASGTKVALFNRLRSQTVSTRYLHVENGNFHASSTQWGAFTIHLLDDNESESEEFQVRDGYVHYGSTVKLVCSVTGMALPRLVIRKVDKQMASLEADDPVSQLHKCAFYMKDTDHMYLCLSQERIIQFQATPCPKEANKEMINDGACWTIISTDKAEYQFFEGMGPVRSPVTPVPLVHSLHLNGGGDVAMLELKGDNFTPNLQVWFGDVEAETMYRCQEIMLCVVPDISLFRGEWLWVRQPTQVPVSLVRNDGIIYATGLTFTYTPEPGPRPHCPPADEIMRAPRAMPHHNQASMPPAIADVPWNSHHPPTQPGL